The Pirellulales bacterium genome has a window encoding:
- a CDS encoding efflux RND transporter periplasmic adaptor subunit: MIAPEPRDEHAVRDRAAPGVETATSQAPSPRKKMSTIWVVCGVGLVASVLAVLAIAATVPRLRQQKHLQEAATDVANSVPRVFVVTARTSPKVVKQTLPGNSQAYRETALYARTNGYLKEWLVDIGDRVTEGQLIATIAAPDLDDQLAQAKANLEQSRATLQLNEANANLAETILSRYLSTEKSATGSVAQLLIDEQRASVLTSKASVVSAQASIAVNQAMVQLYTDLQGFEKIVAPFAGVITARNVDPGTLVTADNPSATRELFHLMQTDPLRVFVDVPQTFSTSITVGETAEVVRPEQPSKSFPGKVTRTANALDPNTRTLLTQIDVPNADDALRPGMYLLVKFSANRDVPTVLIPSAALAISADGQEEVAVLDANNKVQYRQVQLGRDHGSELEVVNGLSGGETVVLHPGDMLAEGTVVSPQPQPKSR; this comes from the coding sequence ATGATCGCGCCTGAGCCTCGCGACGAACATGCGGTGCGGGATCGGGCGGCTCCGGGAGTGGAGACCGCCACTTCGCAAGCGCCCTCGCCTCGTAAGAAAATGTCGACGATCTGGGTCGTATGCGGTGTCGGCCTGGTCGCCTCGGTCCTGGCGGTACTAGCGATCGCTGCCACGGTGCCGCGTCTCAGGCAGCAGAAGCATTTGCAGGAAGCGGCGACCGATGTAGCCAATAGCGTGCCGCGCGTCTTTGTCGTAACTGCCCGTACCTCCCCGAAGGTCGTCAAGCAGACGCTGCCGGGCAACAGCCAGGCGTATCGCGAGACGGCGCTGTATGCGCGCACCAATGGCTACCTGAAGGAGTGGCTCGTCGACATTGGCGACCGCGTGACCGAGGGGCAGCTGATTGCAACCATCGCCGCTCCGGACCTGGACGATCAACTTGCCCAGGCGAAAGCCAACTTGGAACAGTCGCGGGCCACGCTTCAACTCAATGAGGCAAACGCCAACCTGGCCGAGACAATTCTTTCGCGTTATCTCTCCACCGAGAAATCGGCGACAGGGTCCGTTGCCCAACTGTTGATCGACGAGCAGCGGGCGAGCGTTCTGACGAGCAAGGCCAGCGTGGTCTCGGCGCAAGCGAGCATCGCCGTGAACCAGGCCATGGTGCAACTTTACACCGATCTGCAGGGCTTCGAGAAGATCGTCGCTCCCTTTGCCGGCGTGATAACCGCGCGCAACGTGGATCCCGGTACGCTCGTCACGGCGGATAATCCGAGCGCCACGCGAGAGTTGTTTCACCTGATGCAGACCGATCCGCTGCGTGTCTTCGTCGATGTCCCCCAGACGTTTTCGACGAGCATCACAGTCGGCGAGACGGCCGAGGTCGTCCGCCCCGAACAACCTTCAAAATCGTTCCCGGGAAAGGTGACGCGGACGGCCAATGCGCTCGATCCGAATACCCGCACCCTGCTGACCCAGATCGACGTGCCCAATGCGGACGACGCCCTGCGGCCCGGCATGTACCTGCTGGTGAAGTTTTCCGCCAACCGCGACGTGCCGACCGTCTTGATTCCCAGCGCAGCACTGGCGATCAGCGCCGATGGTCAAGAAGAGGTGGCCGTCTTGGACGCGAACAACAAGGTGCAATATCGCCAGGTACAGCTAGGTCGGGACCACGGGTCAGAACTAGAAGTAGTAAATGGCCTGAGCGGCGGCGAAACCGTGGTGCTTCACCCTGGCGACATGTTGGCCGAGGGGACGGTGGTATCTCCTCAGCCACAGCCCAAGAGTCGATGA
- a CDS encoding PEP-CTERM sorting domain-containing protein translates to MQAIALSGANAPGTSNGITFAQFPPAPFTPIGVPPSINAQGHVDFYGTLIGQGVFSGLNDQGLWSGTPGNVSLVARIDNSHFTPAVTFSSFAPTNASTPLPLMPVPINANNQLAFDAFSTGTGISIFNDEGLWTGTATNISKFAAEGGQVPGQAPGVQYSQSTVSSFGSPYLNDAGHVAYMTSMTLVGTALLAGDPSAPQVVAQLGQQAPGVGPGITFAPQATFGSQPITFSPVAFGANDQVTFTAGLQGPGVNFAFGGIWSGTPGNINLVARIGDQAPGMASGVTLQSQTFGTPFANIDANGAGQVVFASDAVNQSLSSTGSGLWTGTAGHVSLVAAGGAQAPGMPNGTNFSLDAFSNYPTNSALIGPLVNAQGQVAFSAYVDKPGSPIPMHSGGGIWAGLPGHLNLIAQIGQQAPVAPLSNLTFMSFSPNLPTPYPTLAMNDAGQVAFTATLSDNSTGIFGTDRAGQLREIVRPGDTIQVAPGDFRTVLGISFLGGSGNADGRPDGLSDNGQVAFWAVYSGGGSGIFVSNALAVPEPSSLLLVATGALGLLIAARRRRSK, encoded by the coding sequence GTGCAAGCGATCGCTCTCTCCGGCGCCAATGCACCCGGCACATCGAACGGCATAACTTTTGCGCAGTTTCCGCCCGCCCCATTCACCCCGATCGGCGTTCCTCCTTCGATCAACGCGCAAGGGCACGTCGACTTCTATGGCACGCTGATCGGGCAAGGCGTCTTTTCCGGACTCAACGACCAAGGTCTGTGGTCCGGCACGCCGGGCAACGTGTCGCTCGTAGCGCGCATCGACAACTCGCACTTTACCCCGGCCGTGACCTTCAGTTCGTTTGCGCCGACGAACGCGTCTACGCCGCTGCCGCTGATGCCCGTGCCGATCAATGCCAACAATCAATTGGCGTTCGACGCCTTTTCAACCGGGACAGGCATATCGATTTTCAACGACGAAGGGCTATGGACCGGCACCGCCACGAACATTTCGAAGTTCGCGGCCGAAGGGGGCCAGGTTCCCGGTCAGGCGCCGGGCGTTCAGTACTCGCAAAGCACCGTATCGTCGTTTGGATCGCCCTATCTTAATGACGCCGGTCACGTGGCTTATATGACGTCAATGACGCTGGTGGGTACGGCGCTGTTGGCCGGGGATCCCTCCGCGCCGCAAGTAGTCGCTCAGCTCGGTCAGCAGGCTCCGGGCGTTGGCCCCGGCATTACCTTTGCGCCTCAGGCGACATTCGGCTCGCAGCCCATTACCTTTTCTCCCGTCGCTTTCGGTGCGAACGATCAAGTGACGTTCACGGCCGGTCTGCAGGGGCCGGGTGTAAACTTCGCGTTTGGTGGCATTTGGTCGGGAACGCCTGGTAACATCAATCTGGTAGCACGTATCGGTGACCAGGCGCCGGGCATGGCCAGCGGCGTCACGTTGCAAAGCCAAACTTTTGGCACTCCGTTCGCGAATATCGACGCTAATGGCGCCGGCCAGGTGGTCTTTGCCAGCGATGCGGTCAATCAATCGCTAAGTTCCACGGGATCGGGCCTCTGGACCGGCACTGCGGGGCACGTGTCGCTGGTCGCGGCAGGCGGCGCGCAAGCTCCGGGAATGCCCAACGGAACCAATTTCAGTCTCGATGCGTTCTCGAATTATCCCACGAATTCCGCGCTCATTGGCCCGTTAGTGAATGCCCAAGGCCAAGTGGCGTTCTCCGCGTATGTCGACAAGCCGGGTAGCCCGATACCGATGCATTCCGGCGGCGGGATATGGGCCGGCTTGCCTGGACACTTGAACCTGATTGCACAAATCGGCCAACAGGCACCCGTCGCACCGCTTTCGAACCTGACGTTCATGAGCTTTTCACCGAACTTGCCCACTCCTTACCCAACGTTGGCGATGAATGATGCAGGCCAGGTGGCGTTTACGGCCACGCTGAGTGACAACTCGACCGGCATATTTGGCACCGATCGCGCCGGTCAATTGCGCGAGATCGTTCGCCCCGGCGATACGATCCAGGTCGCACCCGGTGACTTTCGCACCGTGCTTGGCATCTCGTTCTTGGGCGGTAGCGGCAACGCCGACGGCCGGCCCGACGGACTTAGCGACAATGGCCAGGTCGCCTTTTGGGCGGTCTACAGCGGCGGTGGCTCGGGGATCTTCGTTTCCAACGCCCTGGCCGTGCCAGAACCGAGCTCCCTGTTGCTCGTGGCGACAGGAGCACTGGGACTATTGATCGCTGCGCGGCGCCGGAGGTCCAAGTAA